A window of Marmota flaviventris isolate mMarFla1 chromosome 11, mMarFla1.hap1, whole genome shotgun sequence genomic DNA:
TGTTAAACATAAATATTGATTTGAGATCCTTGTGCCAAAAAGTTCTTTATCATGTCTTCCCGTTTCCATGGATCTTTCTCAGGGCGGCTTCTCCTCACATTCATAGTATTTATAAGTGGGTTGATTTTAAAgctaattaaatattatttcatgttaTTTCTTATCTGATCCTCAGGTTTTATGCGTTTCCATAATGTTTATTTCCCAATGGTAACTGTTCTATCCagtttaatgaataaaaaataaaatagcttaaaTATCTACTTGGTATATCGTAAATAAGCTTTTTCTTAAAGATACTATTTGAATAATTTAGAATTCTGTTTCTTAGTTGGGGTATTGCCTGTCTTGCTATTTGATAAGCCAGTATTCTAGTCTTATCTGTAGATCTTTCATTTATTATCAAATAGTCAGATGCCCATCAGTTCAAACGCTATTTACGTTGAAAAAGAACTTGGCATTgttgcattttaaaaacttatctcTGGAGGGAAAACAATCAGGCTTTAGGCTGTAACTTAAGTAGACCAGTTTTGCGTCCTTGGCATTAGCTGGAAGCCTGCAGCCTGATGAAATCAAAACCTGGAAGATTTGCAAAGAGAACCAGGCTAGGAGATAAGTTTAACAAAGCTTTTGTTTTCAGATGCAGCATCCTTTGATTCCTTGCTGTCATTAAATTCTGTGTGTGCATGGTGGAAAAGAAACTTTGAGTGACCTTATGATGTTAAGGAAATGCCAAATTATGTAAAAGATCCTAatcaatcattttttaatttgaaagggggaaagggagagggaaatagTTCTCTagttatttgatttaaaaaatccaaatctaTTTAAAGAATTTCAATACATTTGTCAAGTAGTGACCTATTAGGGAGAAAAGGTAGAGGTTCTGATGACAGTCTGTCCAGGGGGTGAGGGAGGTCTCTGTGCGTCTCCACTGGGGTGCCCATTCTTCCACTGGCGTGCAGATCCTGCTATTgacctctctctttgcttcctctttcctcctgcaGGTCACCTATCTGGGGAAAGTGTCCACCTCAGGCATGCAGTTTTTATCAGGCTGCACCGAGAAGCCGGTCATCGAGCTCTGGAAGAAGCATACACTTGCCCGAGAAGACGTGTCCCCAGCCAATGCTCTCCTGGAAATCCGACCATTCCAGGTGTGGCTGCATCACCTCGACCACAAAGGTGAGGCCACGGTCCACATGGATACCTTCCAGGTGGCCCGCATCGCCTACTGCACCGCCGACCACAACGTGAGCCCCAACATCTTCGCCTGGGTTTATAGGGAGATCAACGATGACCTGTCCTACCAGATGGACTGCCATGCTGTGGAGTGTGAGAGCAAGCTGGAGGCCAAGAAGCTGGCCCACGCCATGATGGAGGCCTTCAAGAAGACTTTCCACAGTATGAAGAGCGATGGGCGGATCCACAGGGACAGCTCGTCCGAAGAGGTTTCCCAGGAGTTGGAATCCGATGATGGCTGAATGGACTTGAGATGCTGAGCAAAGGCAGCATTGGTCACGGAGTTCCAGATGACAGGTGAATGAGCAACGATTCAAATTTGGGATGAAAAGACTGCCACACTATTGGCTGACCATGCTTTTTAAATTCCGAAGAGCAATTCTAAATCTAAAGAAATGTATCATTAAAGTAATTACGTTACATTGAAATCTGCTGCTGCTGTGACTGTGAGGAGGGTGGGAGCTTGGATGGGGAGGAAGGTTCTagactttctctcttttttttcccccttatacgAACTCCTCCTCGTGGGAGATCTTCATGCCGATTTTTAACACTCTCAGGCAAATACTCTGCGGCTGTTATTTGAGGGAC
This region includes:
- the Pid1 gene encoding PTB-containing, cubilin and LRP1-interacting protein isoform X2; translated protein: MHFQTMLKSKLNVLTLKKEPLPAVIFHEPEAIELCTTTPLMKARTHSGCKVTYLGKVSTSGMQFLSGCTEKPVIELWKKHTLAREDVSPANALLEIRPFQVWLHHLDHKGEATVHMDTFQVARIAYCTADHNVSPNIFAWVYREINDDLSYQMDCHAVECESKLEAKKLAHAMMEAFKKTFHSMKSDGRIHRDSSSEEVSQELESDDG
- the Pid1 gene encoding PTB-containing, cubilin and LRP1-interacting protein isoform X1; this translates as MWQPATERLQHFQTMLKSKLNVLTLKKEPLPAVIFHEPEAIELCTTTPLMKARTHSGCKVTYLGKVSTSGMQFLSGCTEKPVIELWKKHTLAREDVSPANALLEIRPFQVWLHHLDHKGEATVHMDTFQVARIAYCTADHNVSPNIFAWVYREINDDLSYQMDCHAVECESKLEAKKLAHAMMEAFKKTFHSMKSDGRIHRDSSSEEVSQELESDDG